In Lachancea thermotolerans CBS 6340 chromosome H complete sequence, a single genomic region encodes these proteins:
- the URB2 gene encoding ribosome biogenesis protein URB2 (similar to uniprot|P47108 Saccharomyces cerevisiae YJR041C URB2 Nucleolar protein required for normal metabolism of the rRNA primary transcript proposed to be involved in ribosome biogenesis): MTSGITGAGELSKFLRSKTVTISDIYDKSVKLLEGDIKVHFPNKDVFILELIVDRWNDQSNVKFKKDCRIWELFNKAWASISCDEHRKRIFKNLRFVPHLVYSLELIDCDFTEFTALLKENFHLLNACLAVEMNPDQMFKIVGGVLNIASKALNANSEELIAETINLTHILRSHERSSKTSSSFCDNLLHGILRYNAGFPEAECGPFCHEFTTLVGQYVFSPESNTIKLLTQFFTTQNGVLTEEMLIVLFRTAVKFLSKNYLDQLEQVFSLITQTRPSVAATLLQELCTLKKTLSQKFLENLFDSVFSELYGPNQDSVWILICQILKLDIEVGIMNSTKIMDEIAKRQTNPNITAVWESLIDCFSSAREFPRFLHLWVNYVSDPNKSDRFLTESAFTSRITSQVSSMSSTQLREFITHLQQVTLEGSHSEAGVLKLLNVIIAGFYSLPYSTLPEFELILLKALDTKKKNIKEFWTFAYHFMNIYDDIFPEEKLQELEVMISASLEMGNYSSDLFLAAFKLRELKELDLKMVTDNFMSFLSQASGSEQRQLLKDILSRWSTLVNSYFDHESLQKIVRLVLHENAIDLLDDIMRSDDFFEEEQIIRTLVNEMCEQIQNKDVISRYAKIPIQCISKASRIKTIDALCKKSSFESDEPVLLTHLLSNPTFKSELETNPDASRNVVKNYNLFETSNIMFERVCSNHISQMNDLVSEEYISKLKGFLMDSLSKEFDLVSCKMALIFLKATGFNKEICGKIEDSLVTVLAENALSPQNLNHSETVVLWLLRSLYEIYQNTSSDGARQTIEDLTKKLAQKGDLQNLNNEMKSAVFSLFCCAYDDFPEYLLAHYIVLRESSNNVALYSAIEELIRRTSSNFDKFNAIFAAAVLSFQSIGENTADSVLDIYGLIISNIHKENENGRNLFAKSVSELFTQLKKAARGSTNVVLGTLNVIRNILSLKPWLFSQHITESLFPLCLEVNLLLIEPGSPHNDEIFISTSQLISHTLLYHRYKFSDRHHLIISYLCASLGLFSTNLNYNLSQDSARAYSRLVTIFCEPTSGASNSKNRASLSSQVSQIKRSLRKHIAVFLLKYISLAVNSSFSNPVKEHLTPGVYSVFDILSQAELTFTNASLDTPGRIYFRSLYSEYKRTGKWHED; encoded by the coding sequence ATGTGTTCATACTTGAGCTCATTGTTGATAGGTGGAACGATCAAAGTAATGTGAAGTTTAAGAAAGATTGCCGCATATGGGAACTCTTCAATAAGGCATGGGCGTCAATCAGCTGCGATGAACATCGAAaaagaatcttcaaaaacctaaGGTTTGTGCCTCACTTAGTCTATTCGCTTGAACTTATCGATTGCGACTTTACAGAATTTACagctcttttgaaggaaaacTTCCATCTATTGAACGCATGTCTTGCGGTGGAGATGAATCCTGATCAGATGTTCAAGATAGTCGGAGGAGTCCTCAATATAGCTTCCAAGGCACTCAATGCTAATTCCGAGGAGCTGATTGCTGAAACAATAAACCTTACGCATATTCTGAGAAGCCATGAGCGCTCATCTAAgacttccagctctttctgTGACAACCTTTTACATGGTATTCTGCGCTACAATGCAGGCTTTCCTGAAGCCGAATGCGGGCCGTTCTGCCATGAGTTTACCACACTTGTTGGCCAGTACGTGTTTAGTCCCGAATCAAACACTATTAAGTTACTCACCCAATTTTTCACTACCCAGAATGGGGTCCTTACAGAAGAGATGTTGATAGTCTTGTTTCGCACAGCGGTGAAGTTCCTCTCGAAAAACTATTTGGATCAGCTGGAACAGGTCTTCAGCTTAATTACGCAAACAAGACCTTCTGTGGCAGCTACATTACTACAGGAGCTGTGTACTCTGAAAAAGActctctctcaaaaatttctCGAAAACTTGTTCGATAGCGTTTTCTCTGAGCTCTATGGCCCGAATCAAGACTCTGTTTGGATCCTGATCTGTCAAATTCTCAAACTTGACATCGAAGTTGGCATTATGAACAGTACGAAAATAATGGATGAAATTGCTAAAAGACAAACCAATCCAAACATAACAGCAGTTTGGGAAAGTCTCATAGACTGCTTCTCGAGCGCCAGAGAGTTTCCAAGATTTTTACATCTGTGGGTAAATTATGTCAGCGATCCTAACAAGTCCGACCGGTTTTTAACTGAGAGCGCATTTACATCAAGGATTACAAGTCAAGTCTCTAGCATGTCTTCCACTCAGCTTCGGGAATTTATTACACACCTCCAACAAGTTACCCTGGAAGGTAGTCATTCAGAAGCtggtgttttgaaattaCTCAATGTCATTATTGCTGGATTTTACAGCTTGCCTTACAGCACGCTACCGGAGTTCGAATTGATTCTCTTGAAGGCTCTTGAtaccaaaaaaaagaacatAAAAGAGTTTTGGACATTCGCCTACCATTTCATGAATATATATGACGACATTTTCCctgaagagaagcttcaggaacttgaagtcatGATTTCTGCCTCTTTGGAGATGGGAAACTATTCTAGTGATCTATTCTTGGCTGCTTTTAAACTGAGGGAGTTAAAGGAGCTAGATTTGAAAATGGTTACAGACAACTTCATGTCctttctttctcaagcatCCGGCTCTGAGCAACGgcagcttttgaaagatatTTTGTCCAGATGGAGCACTCTAGTCAACTCTTATTTCGACCACGAAAGTTTGCAGAAAATAGTACGATTGGTGCTTCATGAAAACGCGATAGACCTTCTAGACGACATAATGAGGTCCGATGACTTCTTCGAAGAGGAGCAAATTATTCGTACACTAGTGAATGAAATGTGTGAGCAGATACAAAACAAAGACGTTATTTCTCGTTATGCCAAAATACCAATACAATGCATTTCAAAAGCAAGCAGGATCAAAACCATAGATGCTCTTTGCAAGAAATCAAGCTTCGAATCTGACGAGCCAGTGCTCTTAACCCATTTGCTCTCTAACCCAACATTCAAATCAGAACTGGAAACAAATCCTGATGCTTCACGCAACGTAGTCAAAAACTACAACTTATTTGAGACTAGTAATATCATGTTTGAAAGGGTCTGCAGTAACCACATTTCTCAGATGAATGACTTAGTAAGCGAAGAGTATATTTCCAAGTTGAAGGGCTTCTTGATGGACAGCTTGTCGAAGGAATTTGATCTCGTTTCATGCAAAATGGCGctcatctttttgaaagctacTGGCTTTAATAAAGAAATTTGTGGTAAAATTGAAGACTCTTTGGTGACGGTTTTAGCTGAAAATGCTTTGAGTCCTCAAAATCTTAATCACAGCGAGACCGTAGTTTTGTGGTTGCTTAGGTCTCTCTACGAGATATATCAAAATACAAGCTCAGATGGAGCTAGGCAAACCATTGAAGACTTGACGAAAAAGCTCGCACAAAAAGGTGATCTCCAAAATCTTAACAATGAAATGAAATCGGCAGttttctcgctcttctGCTGCGCATATGATGACTTCCCAGAATACTTGCTTGCTCATTATATTGTTTTGAGAGAAAGTTCGAATAATGTTGCGCTGTATAGTGCAATTGAGGAACTCATCAGACGGACGTCTTCCAATTTTGATAAGTTCAACGCAATCTTTGCCGCTGCAGTGCTATCATTCCAAAGTATTGGAGAAAATACAGCCGACAGCGTTTTGGACATCTATGGTCTAATCATATCGAACATTCACAAAGAGAATGAAAATGGAAGAAACCTGTTCGCAAAGTCAGTTTCAGAACTTTTCActcaattgaagaaagccGCTAGGGGAAGCACTAATGTCGTTCTTGGTACCCTGAATGTTATTAGAAACATACTATCGCTGAAACCGTGGCTTTTTAGCCAACATATTACTGAGAGCCTCTTCCCGCTATGTCTTGAGGTCAATCTGCTGCTAATTGAGCCTGGTTCACCACACAATGACGAGATCTTTATTTCCACCTCCCAGCTTATCTCCCATACACTATTGTACCATCGTTACAAGTTTTCTGACAGGCACCATCTCATAATATCGTATTTGTGCGCTTCGCTTGggttgttttcaacaaaccTAAACTATAATTTATCTCAGGACTCTGCTCGCGCCTACAGCAGACTGGTCACTATCTTTTGTGAGCCCACAAGCGGCGCgagcaacagcaaaaacAGAGCTTCATTGAGCTCACAGGTTAGTCAAATAAAGAGGTCATTGAGAAAGCACATTGCAGTGTTTCTATTGAAATACATTAGTCTTGCTGTTaattcctctttttcaaaccctGTTAAAGAGCATTTGACCCCTGGTGTCTACTctgtttttgatattttaTCGCAGGCAGAGCTGACTTTCACCAATGCTTCTTTAGATACGCCTGGGAGAATTTACTTTAGATCCCTTTACAGCGAGTACAAGAGAACAGGGAAATGGCACGAAGACTGA